The Salminus brasiliensis chromosome 8, fSalBra1.hap2, whole genome shotgun sequence genome has a window encoding:
- the uchl3 gene encoding ubiquitin carboxyl-terminal hydrolase isozyme L3 isoform X2, translating to MVPRPACAVLLLFPVTEKYESFRLEEEAKIKAQGQEVSSEVYFMRQTIGNACGTIGLIHAVANNQGHLEFEPSSPLKTFIVQSSKLSPEEKAAFLEKDESIRVTHESSAQEGQTEAPSLDEKVDLHFIAFVNVGGHLYELDGRKPFPIAHGKTSEDSFLEDAAEVCKKFMARDPQELRFTVVALSKA from the exons TATGAATCATTTAGACTGGAGGAAGAAGCAAAGATTAAGGCACAGGGGCAAGAAGTATCATCAGAGGTCTACTTCATGAGACAAACCATTGGAAACGCGTGTGGCACTATAGGCTTGATTCATGCAGTGGCAAATAACCAAGGGCATCTTGAATTTG AGCCCAGCTCACCACTGAAGACATTTATAGTGCAATCCTCTAAATTGAGCCCAGAGGAGAAAGCAGCTTTCCTTGAAAAAGATGAG AGTATCCGTGTAACACATGAGTCAAGTGCTCAAGAGGGCCAGACAGAG GCTCCAAGTTTAGATGAAAAGGTGGACCTGCATTTTATTGCCTTTGTGAATGTTGGAGGACATTTATATGAGTTGG atggacggaaaccttTTCCAATTGCTCATGGGAAAACCTCAGAAGACAGTTTTCTTGAG GATGCTGCAGAGGTCTGCAAGAAGTTCATGGCACGTGATCCCCAAGAGCTTCGCTTTACTGTGGTGGCTCTGTCCAAAGCATAA